One window of the Candidatus Methylomirabilota bacterium genome contains the following:
- a CDS encoding iron ABC transporter permease, with protein MTRGAWLLLVLAGFAAGLLAVVAVALFLGSARISPAGVLRVLAGRADAGSTESVVILSLRLPRIAAAAVAGGALAVAGVGFQALTRNPLAEPSVLGVSSGAAFGVVIAQLSGAGAGVTDALRLTLFGFGGALLAGGAVYLIASVHGALPIQTLLLAGVIVGIFFASATTVLTSFIDINRLGGIVHWLLGNISPIPPGSLALFAVLAAIGFWLILGQARQLNVLALGEEAALQLGVNAERLKVRVFVGSALLTASVVAFAGPIGFVGLVVPHVLRLLLGPDNRLLVPAALLGGGIFLLVADTLARNIVAPAELSVGVITSFCGAPVFIYVLRTRARGVL; from the coding sequence ATGACGCGAGGCGCATGGCTGCTGCTGGTCCTCGCGGGCTTCGCCGCCGGCCTGCTGGCCGTGGTGGCGGTCGCGCTCTTCCTCGGCAGCGCGCGGATCTCGCCGGCAGGCGTGCTGCGGGTGCTCGCAGGGCGCGCGGACGCGGGGTCGACCGAGAGCGTCGTGATCCTGAGCCTGCGCCTGCCCCGTATCGCGGCGGCCGCGGTGGCCGGCGGCGCGCTGGCGGTGGCCGGCGTCGGCTTTCAGGCGCTGACCCGCAACCCGCTGGCCGAGCCCTCGGTGCTGGGCGTGTCGAGCGGCGCGGCGTTCGGCGTGGTGATCGCCCAGCTCTCGGGGGCCGGGGCCGGGGTGACGGACGCGCTACGGCTCACGCTGTTCGGCTTCGGTGGGGCGCTGCTGGCGGGCGGCGCGGTGTACTTGATCGCCTCCGTCCACGGCGCGTTGCCGATCCAGACGCTGCTGCTGGCCGGGGTCATCGTCGGCATCTTCTTCGCCTCGGCCACCACGGTGCTGACATCGTTCATCGACATCAACCGGCTGGGAGGGATCGTCCACTGGCTCCTGGGCAACATCAGTCCGATTCCGCCCGGCTCCCTGGCCCTCTTCGCGGTGCTGGCCGCCATCGGCTTCTGGCTGATCCTGGGCCAGGCCCGCCAGCTCAACGTGCTCGCCCTCGGCGAGGAGGCAGCGCTCCAGCTCGGCGTCAACGCCGAGCGCCTCAAGGTGCGCGTATTCGTCGGCTCGGCGCTGCTGACCGCGAGCGTGGTGGCCTTCGCCGGCCCCATCGGCTTCGTGGGCCTGGTGGTGCCGCACGTGCTGCGGCTCCTCCTGGGCCCTGACAACCGGCTCCTGGTCCCCGCGGCGCTGCTGGGCGGCGGCATCTTCCTGCTGGTGGCGGACACGCTGGCGCGCAACATCGTGGCGCCGGCCGAGCTGTCGGTCGGCGTCATCACGTCCTTCTGCGGCGCGCCGGTCTTCATCTACGTGCTGCGCACGCGCGCCCGGGGGGTCCTGTGA
- a CDS encoding ABC transporter ATP-binding protein → MTALVELAGVDFGYPAVERRRARPFALTGLTFAIARGEILGLIGPNSAGKTTLVRLLTKVVEPARGEIRLQDAPLARLTRWELARHVAVVPQDLPQSLPFTVEQLVLMGRYPHGPRRFFETAEDLAVAREAMALTGVAELGPVPVDSLSGGERQRVILARALAQQPRLLILDEPTAHLDLHYQVECVGLLRRVNQERGVTVLLVSHDLNLAAEISDRLLLLAEGRVARLGAPAHVLDEALLTAVYGCAVRVDTDAETGRPRVRVAYGRDVSGRV, encoded by the coding sequence GTGACGGCGCTGGTGGAGCTGGCGGGCGTCGACTTCGGCTATCCCGCCGTGGAGCGGCGGCGCGCGCGGCCGTTCGCCCTCACCGGCCTGACCTTCGCCATCGCGCGCGGCGAGATCCTGGGCCTGATCGGCCCCAACAGCGCGGGCAAGACGACCCTCGTCCGGCTGCTGACCAAGGTGGTCGAGCCGGCGCGCGGCGAGATCCGGCTCCAGGACGCGCCGCTGGCCCGGCTGACGCGCTGGGAGCTGGCGCGCCACGTCGCCGTGGTGCCTCAGGATCTCCCGCAGTCCCTGCCGTTCACCGTCGAGCAGCTCGTGCTGATGGGGCGCTACCCGCACGGGCCCCGCCGCTTCTTCGAGACGGCGGAGGACCTGGCGGTCGCGCGCGAGGCCATGGCCCTGACCGGCGTGGCGGAGCTGGGGCCGGTGCCCGTGGACAGCCTGAGCGGCGGCGAGCGGCAGCGCGTGATCCTGGCCCGTGCGCTCGCCCAGCAGCCGCGCCTGCTCATCCTGGACGAGCCGACCGCGCACCTGGATCTCCACTATCAGGTGGAGTGTGTCGGCCTCCTGCGCCGGGTCAATCAGGAGCGGGGCGTCACGGTCCTGCTCGTCTCCCACGACCTCAACCTGGCGGCGGAGATCTCCGACCGCCTGCTGCTGCTCGCCGAGGGGCGCGTGGCGCGGCTCGGCGCGCCCGCTCATGTCCTCGACGAGGCGCTGCTTACGGCGGTGTACGGCTGCGCGGTTCGCGTGGACACGGACGCGGAGACGGGCCGGCCCCGCGTCCGGGTGGCGTACGGGCGTGACGTCTCCGGACGGGTGTAG
- a CDS encoding cobyrinate a,c-diamide synthase, protein MTTRVLVVAGTASGVGKTTVTLGLCEAYRRRGLTVQAFKVGPDFIDPGFHELVTGRPSYNLDGWMCGREHALATVARRAADADLALVEGVMGCFDGVDATGEEGSTAQMAKWLGAPVVLVIDASSQARSAAATVQGFERFDPDLSLAAVIANRVGGQDHGRMIADAIRGSCRAVPVGALARDDDLVLPERHLGLVTALEGPLTPERRARLAGAIEASIDLGQLLALATPLSSAGFARAIERGRDRKGGEAPRRVKIGIARDAAFQFYYAENLELLRAAGAALVSWSPLADAELPEVDGLYFGGGYPELHARRLGENVGVVKAVGEFAAEGRPIYAECGGLMYLAEALEDLDGVPHRMVGLLPTTVRLVPRRLTLGYTEVSFAADTPLAPAGAAARGHEFHCSTIDPVPERVRRVYRLGGRRGEERAEGYLIGSALMSYVHLHFASNPALARGFVEACDPARRGRAC, encoded by the coding sequence ATGACGACCCGCGTGTTGGTGGTCGCGGGGACGGCGAGTGGCGTGGGCAAGACGACGGTCACCCTCGGCCTCTGCGAGGCGTATCGACGCCGCGGCCTCACCGTCCAGGCCTTCAAGGTCGGCCCGGACTTCATCGACCCGGGCTTTCACGAGCTCGTCACCGGGCGCCCGTCCTACAACCTGGATGGCTGGATGTGCGGGCGCGAGCACGCGCTGGCGACGGTCGCGCGCCGCGCCGCCGATGCCGACCTGGCCCTGGTCGAGGGCGTCATGGGCTGCTTCGACGGCGTCGACGCCACCGGTGAGGAGGGTTCGACGGCCCAGATGGCGAAGTGGCTGGGGGCCCCCGTGGTCCTGGTGATCGACGCGAGCAGCCAGGCGCGCAGCGCCGCGGCGACGGTGCAGGGCTTCGAGCGCTTCGATCCGGATCTCAGCCTGGCCGCCGTGATCGCCAACCGCGTCGGAGGCCAGGACCACGGACGGATGATCGCCGATGCGATCCGCGGCTCATGCCGGGCCGTGCCGGTCGGCGCACTCGCGCGCGACGACGACCTCGTGCTGCCCGAGCGCCACCTGGGACTGGTGACAGCGCTCGAGGGACCGCTCACGCCGGAACGTCGCGCACGCCTGGCCGGCGCGATCGAAGCATCGATCGATCTCGGACAGCTCCTCGCGCTGGCCACACCACTTTCGAGCGCGGGCTTTGCCCGCGCCATCGAACGGGGGAGGGATCGGAAGGGGGGCGAAGCCCCCCGCCGAGTGAAAATCGGCATCGCCCGTGACGCCGCCTTCCAGTTCTACTACGCGGAGAACCTCGAGCTGCTCCGGGCCGCCGGCGCGGCGCTCGTCTCCTGGAGCCCACTGGCGGACGCGGAGCTCCCCGAGGTCGACGGCCTCTATTTCGGCGGCGGCTATCCCGAGCTCCACGCGCGCCGGCTCGGCGAGAACGTGGGCGTCGTCAAGGCCGTCGGCGAGTTCGCCGCAGAGGGCCGGCCGATCTACGCGGAGTGCGGGGGTCTCATGTACCTCGCCGAGGCGCTGGAGGACCTGGACGGCGTGCCCCACCGGATGGTCGGACTCCTGCCGACGACCGTACGCCTGGTGCCGCGGCGCCTCACGCTCGGGTACACCGAGGTGAGCTTCGCGGCCGACACGCCGCTGGCTCCGGCCGGCGCCGCCGCCCGGGGGCACGAGTTCCACTGCTCGACGATCGACCCGGTGCCCGAGCGGGTCCGGCGCGTCTATCGCCTCGGCGGGCGCCGGGGCGAAGAACGGGCGGAGGGTTATCTGATCGGCAGCGCGCTCATGAGCTACGTCCATCTGCACTTCGCCTCGAACCCCGCGCTCGCGCGCGGCTTCGTCGAGGCCTGTGACCCGGCGCGACGGGGGCGAGCGTGCTAG
- a CDS encoding transporter, with the protein MENARHVPCLLLGVLLVAAGPVAAAEIDPDRPDVTNSARTVPRGAVQIETGLEYARTSLGGGEAERRFAVQAALRVGLTDRLEIGVAGEPLVRLRGADEDTGHGDLTLGVKYRFLDSIKGNAWRPDLGIEPFVKLPIAEAPIGSERPDFGAQLLASFELPWDLGLDVNAGLAAVGQTRPRGYRLQALASASLQRDLIPERLEVFAEIFFASREQRSERDRLSADVGLIYRLTPTLALDAAVETSLLGSGPDYAVRAGVSVRFGR; encoded by the coding sequence ATGGAGAACGCCCGCCACGTGCCATGCTTGCTGCTCGGCGTGCTGCTCGTCGCGGCCGGCCCGGTAGCCGCTGCCGAGATCGACCCCGACCGTCCCGACGTGACGAACAGCGCCCGGACGGTTCCGCGGGGAGCCGTTCAAATCGAGACCGGCCTCGAGTACGCCCGCACCAGCCTGGGAGGTGGCGAAGCGGAGCGGCGGTTCGCGGTCCAGGCCGCGCTCCGTGTAGGGCTGACCGACCGACTCGAGATCGGCGTGGCCGGCGAGCCGCTGGTGAGGCTCAGGGGAGCCGACGAGGATACCGGTCACGGCGATCTCACCCTGGGTGTGAAGTACCGGTTCCTGGACTCGATCAAAGGGAACGCCTGGCGGCCCGACCTCGGCATCGAGCCCTTCGTCAAGCTTCCGATCGCGGAGGCGCCGATCGGAAGCGAGCGGCCGGACTTCGGCGCGCAGCTCCTGGCCAGCTTCGAGCTGCCGTGGGACCTGGGCCTGGACGTCAACGCCGGGCTCGCTGCCGTCGGCCAAACGCGCCCCCGCGGCTATCGGCTCCAGGCGCTCGCCTCGGCCTCGCTCCAGCGCGACCTCATCCCCGAGCGCCTGGAGGTCTTCGCCGAAATCTTCTTCGCCTCGCGCGAGCAGCGTTCGGAGCGCGACCGCCTGAGCGCCGACGTCGGTCTGATCTACCGGCTGACGCCCACCCTGGCCCTGGACGCCGCGGTCGAGACGTCCCTGCTCGGCTCCGGTCCCGACTACGCCGTCCGCGCGGGTGTCAGCGTGCGCTTCGGCCGCTAG
- a CDS encoding cobalamin-binding protein: MGPLVVAVGALLLAAPATSALTLVDMRDRQVTLPAPPQRIVSLVPSVTELMFALGGEGRLVGVTDYCDFPPAAKQKPSVGGMIAPSLETIVALRPDLVIATDAGSRQETLAQLQRLGIPVYLVHANSVAQMLDVGARLGALTGREVSAARLTAHLRQRIRAVEVAVAPFRPPRVLYVLWPEPLVVPGRDAIVTELIRRAGGQSVSAEEPSDYPRFSVEAAVARAPEVIILARHGTGSEPIARDQWDKLGNLPAVRAGRVHAVDGNVLHRYGPRVVDGLELLARMIHPEAFP, translated from the coding sequence TTGGGACCGCTCGTGGTCGCGGTGGGCGCGCTCCTGCTGGCGGCCCCGGCGACCTCGGCGCTGACGCTCGTCGACATGCGGGATCGCCAGGTCACGCTGCCGGCGCCGCCGCAGCGGATCGTCTCGCTGGTGCCGAGCGTGACCGAGTTGATGTTCGCGCTGGGGGGCGAGGGGCGCCTGGTCGGCGTCACCGACTACTGCGACTTCCCTCCGGCCGCCAAGCAGAAGCCGAGCGTGGGCGGCATGATCGCCCCGAGCCTCGAGACGATCGTGGCGCTCCGACCCGATCTGGTCATCGCCACCGACGCCGGGAGTCGCCAGGAGACCCTCGCTCAGCTCCAGCGGCTGGGAATCCCGGTCTACCTCGTCCACGCCAACAGCGTGGCCCAGATGCTGGACGTGGGAGCTCGGCTGGGAGCGCTGACCGGCCGCGAGGTCTCGGCAGCGCGGTTGACCGCGCACCTGCGGCAGCGCATTCGGGCGGTGGAGGTGGCGGTGGCGCCCTTCCGGCCTCCGCGCGTCCTTTATGTCCTGTGGCCGGAACCGCTCGTCGTGCCCGGGCGCGACGCCATCGTCACCGAGCTCATCCGGCGGGCGGGCGGCCAGAGCGTCAGCGCGGAGGAGCCCAGCGATTATCCGCGCTTCAGCGTCGAGGCGGCGGTGGCGCGGGCCCCGGAGGTCATCATCCTGGCCCGCCACGGGACGGGCTCGGAGCCGATCGCCCGCGACCAGTGGGACAAGCTCGGCAACCTGCCTGCCGTGCGGGCCGGCCGCGTACACGCCGTGGACGGCAACGTGCTCCACCGTTACGGTCCGCGCGTCGTCGACGGTCTCGAGCTGCTGGCTCGCATGATCCATCCCGAGGCCTTCCCATGA